The genomic window GATTCATACAAATTTGTACATATGTCCCTCAAGCCTACTTAACTTTCTTTGAAAAACCGTAACGCTGATACTGAAAGTTACCTCGAATGTCATCGACATTAATGCTTGTCCATTCGTAACACGCCACTGAAAtacgaatatatgtacaaatgaaAAATTCCATTCTAACACAATcccattatttgtttttatttcattctcacATTCTTTGCAGAATGCTACACAAAAACATTCCTATGATAAAAAATCTGAGAGACAATTAAAGATGGACGCACAAACCTTCAGAGAGTTCGGCAAAGCTGCTGTGGACTTCATAGCAGATTACATGGAAAATATACGCGATTGGTAAGACAGCCAAAATTTGTAGTTTATTTCTTCATAACGttcaaaattgttttagaaatttaacaaatttatattttctttcatatccACAGCGACGTTTTGCCTTCAGTCGCGCCAGGCTATTTGTTCGATCTGCTACCCAAAGAGCTGCCAGAAAAACCGGAGCAATGGAAAGAAGTTTTGCaagatataaataaattcatcaaGCCCGGCTTGACACATTGGCAATCACCGAATTTTCATGCATTCTACCCAACCGGCTGCTCCTATCCATCCATTGTGGGCGAGATGCTGGCTACTGGCTTCAGTGTGATCGGCTTCAATTGGGTAAGTGGATTGACAATATTCAAAAATGAAtagaaacatttcttttttcactTTCCTTCCTCCTTCACTTTCTTTGGCGTAAAGCTCTGTAGCCCTGCCTGTACCGAGCTGGAGGTGATTGTGATGGACTGGCTTGCGAAATTTCTTAAACTACCTGCTCATTTTCTACATTCTACCAAAGGTCCAGGTGGCGGCATCATACAAGGCTCCGCCAGTGAGGCTGTACTCGTCGCAGTTATGGCGGCGCGCGAACAGGCTGTACGACGTGTGAAAGTAGCGCAACCCGAGCTGAGTGAAGGTGAAATACGCGCACGACTCATCGGCTATTCGAGCGACCAGAGCAACAGTTGTATTGAAAAAGCCGGTGTGTTGGCCACACTACCCATACGTCTACTGCCCGCCGATGAGAATCAGGTGCTGGGTGGCGCGCACTTGGCAAAAGCCGTGCAGGAAGACTTGGCCAAAGGACTCATACCCACCATCTGCATAGCGACTATGGGCGCGACGGGCACTTGCGCCTACGATGACATCGAAACGCTGGCACCAATTTGTGAGGCAAACAAGATCTGGTTACATGTGGATGCCGCTTACGCCGGCGCCGCTTTGGCGTTGGATGAGTGCGCACATTTAGGACGGGGACTTGAACG from Anastrepha ludens isolate Willacy chromosome 5, idAnaLude1.1, whole genome shotgun sequence includes these protein-coding regions:
- the LOC128863578 gene encoding 3,4-dihydroxyphenylacetaldehyde synthase 2-like, producing the protein MDAQTFREFGKAAVDFIADYMENIRDCDVLPSVAPGYLFDLLPKELPEKPEQWKEVLQDINKFIKPGLTHWQSPNFHAFYPTGCSYPSIVGEMLATGFSVIGFNWLCSPACTELEVIVMDWLAKFLKLPAHFLHSTKGPGGGIIQGSASEAVLVAVMAAREQAVRRVKVAQPELSEGEIRARLIGYSSDQSNSCIEKAGVLATLPIRLLPADENQVLGGAHLAKAVQEDLAKGLIPTICIATMGATGTCAYDDIETLAPICEANKIWLHVDAAYAGAALALDECAHLGRGLERVDSLNYNLHKSLLINFDCTAMWLRDSHEVVESFNVNRIYLQNKYDGQTDIPEFRNWQIPLGRRFRALKVWVTFRIYGAEGLRAHVRNQIRLAERFERHVLGDQRLELVAKRAMGLVCFRVKGDNKLTTDLLQRITERKKIYMVQAAFGGRNFMRFVVCGMDPKEADVDFAWNEIETQLNKLLSEQEGGNVEASKTQASDVKECEIENIGDLDLKTEKMHRKDDDGAISQQLSSGLHITIAACEKSK